TACTTGCAACGTTATTAGCGCTGACGCAGCAATTTCGTGCCGTATCATCAGCACATATCGCCTTAAATAGTCGCATGGTAAGCACGAGTTTCAGCTATAAAAAATCCTTCTTATCAGGTGTAGCGCTGTTGATCTTGTTCGCGCTCTGGCCACAGCATAACTGGTCTCACATTATGTTGAAGTACGGTTTGCTGCTTCTCGCAAGTGTTGCGATGCTGCCTAATTTTCTTGCCTTGTTATTGAATGGTCTTTCACGCATGGTTCGATCTTTTCGCGTTCGCTTTATCTTCAAAGATGCAAAACAACAAACAGGGCGACGCTTTTTGCCGTTGGCTGCTTTTTATTTAGCGCTAACTTCCAGTATTTCAGCCGCACTTATGGTGAATAGTTTCGAAACATCTTTTGTAGCCTATTTGAACCAGTTGCTTAACTCTGATTTTTTTGTTCGATATCAAATTGAACAGAAGTCTCACGTTAAAACATGGTTGGATGATCATGCAAATGTCAAAGAAGTAGTGTCATTTAAGAAAACCATCGCAAAGTATAAAAACGCCACTCTTGATGTCTACGCTGTGAATTCTATACATCAGCAACAAGGGCTGTTATTAAAATCAGCAAAGGTTGAGGCAGAGAGTACTTCAATCCCCCTTTGTTATATCAATGAACAACTCGCCTTGAAATACAACATCGCCCCCGGGAAAACCATCAACATTACTCAGGGAGTAAACTCTTTATCATGTCAGGTCATTGCGATTTATTACGACTATGGCAACCAGCGCATCGCGGCAAAAATTATCCAACAGGGGCAGCAACAGTTGTCAGGTTGGCAAGACTCTGGCTTTGGCGTGGTGTTAATTCCTGAAGCTCACCTCGATAAAGCAACAATCATCTCTGAGCTCTCTTTATCTGCAGATCAAGTCTATGAACCTGCACAAATAAAAGAATTGGCACTAAAAGTCTTTGAGCAAACATTTGTACTCACCCAAGCAATCGCATTTGTATTGCTCAGCATTGCCTGCTTTGGTTTGTTTCTTTCGGCACATAGTCTTGAGCTCGCTAGGAAAGGGGAGTTGCACTTGCTAAGCAGTTTAGGCTTAAGCTCACAGTCATTGTTTGTTCATATGCTATTACAGTGGGGGATTTTGGCATTACTCACGACATTATTGAGTTGGCCAATCGCCTATTTACTTGCTGAGGCGTTGGTGACCAAAGTGCTGCCAGCGTCTTTTGGTTGGTCGATGCCTTTGTCGCTAAACATAGCCCCCTTTATTCACAGTAGTGCATTAGGTTTACTGATATTAATACCGGCGTTAGCGCTTCCTCTGTATAAAATAAAATCACGGAACAACCTATCATGAGTAGAGTGGTCATAGTTTTCTTGGTACTTATAGGCGCCTCGTTATGGTATTTGTCGTTTAGCACCACAGATCAACCGTTAAAGGATAGTCCACTAAAAAACTTATCAGACACTCATGGCGACTTTAAGCAACCTTCACCTAACCATGTCATACGTTTTCCGGCGGCACATGCCCCGCAGAAAGACTATCGCCAAGAGTGGTGGTATTTGACGGCGAACTTAACCACAGAATCCGGTAAATCTTTTGCGAGCCAATGGACACTTTTTCGACGAGCAGTACAGGATAAACATTGGTATTTTGCTCATGCTGCGTTGGCAGATAATCATCAGCATATGTCTTCATATCGCAACGGGCGTGAGGATTTTGGCAACGTTATTATAAGTAGTTCGCCTTTTTTGACTCGGATAGATGATTGGCAATGGTCGTCTTCGAAGGAGCTATTACCAGCAACGCTAACTTATGGCTCAGCTGGCCAAATAGAGTCATTAGACCCGCAAGTAAATGAATGGAAAGTAGCTCTTGAGCTAAGCGATGCCCAACCGTTTTATTTGCAAGGACAAAAAGGTTTTAGCAGAAAACATCAGACATTGGATACAGCCAGCCACTACTATTCACAACCTTTTATCAAAGTAACCGGCAACGTTTATTGGCAAGGAAAATGGCAAAAAGTTACCGGCGATGCTTGGTTTGATCGTGAATGGGGTTCACAAATGTTGGCCGATGACCAACAAGGTTGGGACTGGTTCTCATTACGACTGGATAAGCATAATGCTTTGATGGTCTATCGTATTCGCTCTACCGATAAAGACTATGTTTACGCTAGTATCATGACCCGCAGCGGCGAGATTAAAACATTGGCTCCAGATGAGATCAGTGTTCAAGCCAACAAAGGTTTATTCGATAAAAACGGAACATATCCACAATCGTTTTCACTGAAAATTCCACAGTCGAATATTGATCTCCAGGTGGACGTGGTCAATGACAAACAAATCATGCGTTTTGGTATTGAATACTTCGAGGGTAAAGTCACTTTTTCTGGCTCTCATCAAGGCCAAGGGTTTCTGGAAATGACTGGCTATAAATAGCAATTAAGCTAAATGCTAGTTGAGTCGATGACGGCTCTATTGAAAACCGTTAATATGCCAGCCATATTAAGTTAAATTCTCAAAGTCTGAAAGTGCTTCAGAAATACTTCATAAATGACCTCAGTCACTTCTGTACCGTAGCAACGAGTATGTCTAAATTCACCATGCTCAACGTAGACACTTGAATTGTATATAATATACTTAGTGCCATCCTTACCTTTGACTCTTGCAGGATAATTATTCAAAGTTTCAAAACGCCCTAAGCGCCGCATCATATCGGCTAAACTGTCTTGATCTAGTTGAAATTCAGATACATGATGGCCTACGTATTCTTCTTTGTCATACCCCAGTACTTCAAGTTCCCACTCGTTGGCATAAACCACAATACCTTCGGGTGATACCGCATGGATACCAATCGATGAATTTTCAATAAAATGTTCAGCGTTTTCTTTAAACAAAAATCCTCCTCGCCGACTGCACCATGCTTTCTTCTACGAGCTTTACCAGCAACATGACAAAACTCGGCAACTAAACAGTTTTCATAGTCGTTAGGCTACGATATTTAGCAGGTATTTAAAAGTAGTCTTATGGCTAAATCGGCAACAGCCGTATTACTGAGGGTTGAATAATCGCTCTTGGCTATGCGGGTAATAAGTACCACCAACACGGTGCACTATAGAACACTGTTTAATGGCATTCCTTTTTCCTCCCAAACAAAGGGGTTCCAAGACTTCCCACTCTTGCTCTTGGTACGAAATTACACCGTAAATTAGTCGCTTATCGTCATATTGCAAAATAACGGTATCACTTTCTCTTATCTTCGAAATTGTATCAACTAGTAATAAGGTACCTCTGGGGAAAATGAAGTCTGAATAATCTACCACTATTGCGTAGGCATGATCCAAATTCACCGGAGAGGGTATTTGCTCGTATGTATCAGCAAGTTCACGCCCTGACAACGTGTATTTAACACAGATAGACTGCAAAGAGATTTTATGCAAATCACTGTGCGGTATTAATTCAGTTATATTAGTTTGTGTTAACGTAGAAAACTTAGCAATGAAGTCTGTATTTAGCGGTATTTCACCGCGCAAGTACTGACTAAACGCCGATTGATTCATCTCCATCGCTTGCGCAGCTTTGGTCTGACTCGTTTTAACCGTACCTTTATAACTTGCCCAGATTGTATTAATTTTTTCTAGTGTTTTCTGGCTATATTCCATTGACCAATCTTCATCGAAGTAAACTGCAACCACTTTATAAGTATTACTGATAATTCATTTATTTGCACGTTAAATTTAATTTCATATACTCAGTCACAATCTTGAAAACAATATCAGGCACATGATGCACATCAATGTTTATACCTTTATTTACGAAATTAACATAAAGAAACAGTTTTTAATATTGAAATAACAGTGTTACTGATTATAATTACACCGTTCCTATCACTTATATTACGAATGCAATGACCTTTTTTAAACCCTTGTCTAGCCGAGAACTAGCTTTAATCTCATTACTACTGTCCATTATTTACTTATTGGACCCTCAATCTTTGACCTTTTTTTAGGCCAGAGACCTTGAATTAGCCGAACAAATAAAAATTAAAGCACTCATTTAATATGAGTAAAGTGAATCATGTTTTATTCAAAGGAAAGTGCGCGAACGGCTATCCTGTTCTAGAATAACCGATCACCTTTTTAAATTAGAAATGGGTCAAATACCCAGATGCATTACAGCTTCTAATCGACCGAACTTGATCCAAGCATTATTGACGAAGTTCACGTCTTAGAATTTTACCCACGGTTGATTTAGGTAGCTCATCTAAGATCACCACTTTTTTCGGCACTTTATAGCCCGTTAAGCTTGTGCGGCAATGTTCAATCACTTGCTCTGCATCGACATCACTTTCCACGGTAATATAGGCACATACTTTCTCACCGGTTTTATCATCAGACTCGCCAATGACGGCCGCTTCTAAGATATTGTCATGTTGGGTCAAGACGTCTTCAACTTCATTAGGGTAAACGTTAAAACCCGAGACAATAATCATGTCTTTTAAGCGATCAACGATTTTGATTTCACCTGTTTCAAGACGAATACCAACATCACCTGTTTTGAAAAAGCCGTCTTTCATCACTTTGCTGGTTTCATCTGGCATATTCCAATAACCACTCATTACTTGCGGACCACGTGCAACAATCTGGCCTTCTTCAGCGATATTGTCTTGCTCGTCCCAAAGCTCTATTTCTGTGCCTTCAAGTGGCGTACCTACAGTACCCAGTACTTCTTTATCCGGTGTATTAAAACAAAGTACTGGCGATGTTTCTGACAAGCCATAACCTTCAGTAATTGAGCAGCCAGTCACCGCTTTCCAAATGTTAACCGCCGACGACGTTAACGCCGTACCACCTGAAATAGTTAACTTTAACGCTGAAAAATCTAGTGCTTTAAAGCCCTCGTGATGACTTAGTCCAACAAACAAGGTGTTTATGCCAGCAAAACCTGTGAACTTAAAGGGTTTGATTGCACCGACAAAAGCATCTAAATCACGAGGATTAGGAATCAACACGTTGAGATTACCACGCGAGAAAAACATGATCATATTTACGGTAAATGCATAAATGTGATAAAGCGGTAACGGACAAACAAAAATCTCTTGGCCTTCACTACACTTTTGATCAAGGCGTTCAAAGACTTGATCAGCATTACTGATAATATTGTGATGACTTAAGCAGGCGCCTTTTGAAACGCCCGTCGTACCGCCAGTATATTGCAATGCACAATTCTCGCTACCTAGCACTGCGGGACGTGCAGCTAATCTTTGACCATCAAAATCGTTCAATATTTGATTGAAACTTTGGCATCCTTGTGGCGCTGCCGATACATCTTGAGTTAGCAAGTCAGTCGCTGCCGTTGTAATAACTAGCTCGATGTTAGTATCCGCTTTAATTTCATCAAATTTAGGCAGTAAATCTTGCAGTATCATTAACGCCTTAGCACCAGAGTCTTTAAACTGATGCTGCATTTCGCGCGGCGTGTATAGTGGGTTTGTGTTTACCACGACTAAGCCAGCTCTTAAGGCGGCATAGGTAGCAATTGGGTATTGGGTCACATTAGGTAACTGTATTGCAATACGATCGCCAGCACTTAAAGCAGGGTGTTGCTGTAGAAAGCAGGCTAACGCTCTCGATTTCTCTTCTATCTCGCTAAAACTTAACGTTTGCCCTAAACAAGAATAGGCGGGATTGGAACCAAACTTGTTAAGAGTCGCTTCAATAAAGTCCGCAATATTTAGGTATGATGGTGCAGAGGTATTTGTCATTATTTTTCCTGCCTAAAATTTATCTTATAAAAAGTTTATACACTAACTTATGTAGTGACTTACCATATGGAGGGAATAACAAGCTGGTTAAGCTGATCCGTCCCCGCGATAAAATCGCCTTCGCATGTGAAAACGTTTTAAATCCTTCTATGCCATGATAGTTACCCATACCAGACGCGCCAATACCACCAAACGGTAAATCTTCCACAGCGACATGGAAAGCCGCTTCATTGACACAAACACCGCCTGAATGAGTCTGATTTAGAATATGACGTTGTGTTTTTTTGTCAAAACTAAAAATGTATAAGGCTAACGGACGCTCATTTTTTTGAATATAACCAATCGCGTCATCTAGCTCATCATATTCGATAATTGGCAACAAAGGACCAAAAATTTCCTGCTGCATCAAGGTCATATCATCGTTAACCTGTTCTACAACCGTCAAAGGTAATTGGCGTGTTTTTTGACAATTGGGATTCGCAGACAGTTCAGTTATACGCGCCCCTTTCATTCGCGCATCCTCAAGTAAACCAACTAACCGTTGATATTGATGATCGGTAACCACACTGGTGTAGTCTCGGTTACCATCAACCGTAGGAAACATTTGCTGGAATAATTGCTGCAATGCCATCACTAGTGCTTGGCTTTTACCGCGGGGAACAAAAATGTAATCGGGAGCGACACAAGTTTGCCCCGAATTTAACGTTTTACCAAGCATAAGTCGCTCGACTGCCGTTTTAATGTCCATATCTGGTGCAATAATCGCCGGCGATTTTCCACCAAGCTCCAACGTTACAGGCACCAGGTTTTCTGCTGCCGCTTTCATCACCAATTTCCCCACATGGGTCGAGCCAGTGAAAAACAGATGATCAAAGGGCAAAGAAGTAAAGGTTGCTGCCACTTGGGCATCACCGCCGATGATGGCCACTTTACTTTTATCAAAATATTGACTGACAAGATCAGCCAATACTTGAGTTGTCTTCGGGGTAAATTCTGACATTTTAATCATGGCACGATTACCCGCCGCAAGGGCAGCCGTCAATGGGCCAATAGCTAGATATACGGGGTAGTTCCACGGAGCAACAATACCGACAACACCTACAGGTTGGTATTGAACTCTCGCTTTTGCGGGTTGAAATAAAAGCCCAACATGGCGTTTTTGTGGCTTCATCCACTTTTTCAGTTGTCGCTTCGTGTAATGAATACCAGAGACACAGGTAAGAATATCGCCGATTTTAGAGTCGTCTGTGGCACGATTGCCAAAATCTTGGTTCATTGCCTCAACTAAGCGATCTTGGTTATCAAGTACCAACCTCAATAAGGTATTTAAATCATCAATACGGGATTGGTAGCTCTGTGCAGGTTCTTCAATAAAAGCCAACTTTTGCTGTTGCAGTAGCTTTTCCAAATCAGATACGTTTTTCGAATGTTCCATTAATAAACCTCAGGCAATCAGATTATCGTTACTTTCAACCCCGAAATGATTGAGCATATATCAGAGTTGATAAGTCAGTTGCTGGATTATTAAGTGAACGAGCCAAAAAAAATATGTTTATCTGCGCCAATTGATAGTCTTTAACTCGGTAATGTATTAGTTTCGTGGTCTGAGGTTGGAATAACAAATCCTGAGTTTTCTTTTCTGTAAGCACCGGGCGTGCACCCCGTCCAGCGCTTGAAAGCACGATTAAAATTACCAATATTGGAAAAGCCGACTAAGTAGCCGATTTCGCTGAACGTTAGATGATGTTGCTGTATATATTCTAGTGCCAAACTCTTGCGGGTATTTTCTAATATGTCTCTGAAGCTGGTATTTTTCTCATTTAGCTTTCGTTGTAAATTGCGCAGACTCATCGCCAATTGAGAAGCAATTTCCGTTTGTGAAGGCGTCCCTAAAGGCAGCATTTCATAAATACGGTTTTTAACGAGCTGTTCAACGTCGTTTTTATCAATACGTGATAAGTAGTCATTGAGTATTTTTTCGTGGGTCTGCATGATCAGCGGATTACCGCCTGGCAATTGTTTAGACAAACTTTCATCATCAAACACTAAGCTAATTTCATCACAATCAAAAACGAATTCACAATTAAAAAACTCTTTTAAGGCATTAATGTCATAAGAAGGTTCGGGCCAGTTTAAATGTATTTCAAGCGGACTATAATCGCTTTTCAACGTTTCGCGGGTAAATTGCAACATGGTTGCTAAGAAACACAGAATACAGCCTTGAGTTAACACCGGACGTTGAGAATCTTCGTAATAGGCTATGTCCATAATGAAGTGCACGTGGTTGCCACGCGTATCCACCGACAAGGTGCAGGTGTTTGACACAACGCGTTTATATCGTGCTATGCGAATATAGGCATCTTTCAAGGTATCTGACGACATCATGGCGTATCCCAGCGCATGAAACATACCGGGGTGAAACTGCTCGGCAACAGCGATAGCAAAGTCTTTTCGCCCTTTAACTTTATCGCAGTATTCGATCACTTGAGACATTTTTTCGGCCGCTAGGCGAGATTCTGGATCTTTAAACTCTTCTGGTTTTAGGTCGCATTGTTCTATGACTTCTTGTATGTCGATATTCCACGCTTCTAGCGCTCTGCTAATGGGGATCATCCAGCCACTAAGTACCGAAAAATAATTACTCATAACTTCATCGTCTCTTGTGATTCAACTTCATTCTACTCGCTGTGTATGAAATGACAATCATTTGGCACGTATAGCTACCATTCATCAAAGTATTTGTCTGTATGTTATTAGCTATAGCTCGTATTGGGCTATGTAACATTTCCAAAATAAAAACAAAAACAATGACATTCATCTCTTTGGGGGGAAAAATGACAACAAAGCTTAACAACAAGAAATTGCTTTCAGTGGCAATAGGTGTTGCTTTGCTCAGTGCAAACAGCAATGCTGCCGAGTTTTATTTCGGTGAAAATGACGATATCTCATTGACGATCAACTCACAATTGTCTGTTGGTGCCAGCTGGCGTTTAGACGAACAAGATCCACGTTATATTTCAACCGTAAATGGCGGTACCGGCGCCACGTCCACCACTGACGACGGCACGCTAAATTTTGAAGACGGTGAAACGTTTTCAAAAATCATAAAAGGTACCCACGAGCTACAATTATCTAAAGATGACTTTGGTGCCTTTGTTCGCTTTAAATATTGGTACGATAAAGAGTTAAAAGACGAATCTCGTCCTCATGGTCATTCGCCTAATGGCTACACACCGGGCGCACCACTTAATGACGATGACTTTTCAGATTTTTCAAAATTTTCTGGTCTTGAGCTGCTTGATGCCTACGTTTACGGTTCATTTGAGCTAGGTGAGTCTGTTGTCGATCTGCGCTTAGGTCGGCAAGTTATTAGCTGGGGGGAAAGCACCTTTATCCAAGGCGGCATGAATGCCACCAACCCATTTGACGTCAATGCGCTAAGACGTCCAGGAGCGGAATTAAAAGAAGGTATCCTACCGGTTGGCATGTTGTACATGAACGCTGGTGTCACCGAAAATCTCTCAATTGAAGCTTTCTACCAGTATGAGTGGGAAAAAACGGAAATCGATGGCTGCGGTACTATTTTCCAAGGGGCTGACTTTGCCGCTGACGGTTGTTTTGCGATTACTATTGCGGTGCCAGATCAGCAAGCTTTGGCGGGCGGTTTCTATGCTCAACGCCAAAAAGATATTGAGCCAGATGATGGCGGGCAATATGGTTTAGCAATGCGTTATTTCGCACCTGAATTAAACGATACAGAGTTTGGCCTGTATTACATGAACATTCACTCTCGTGTTCCGATGATCAATGCGGTTCGAACTTCTGTACCAGCCGCAACGGGTGATCCTTCAACGGTATTTGTACCACGAGCACTA
This window of the Thalassotalea atypica genome carries:
- a CDS encoding AraC family transcriptional regulator — its product is MSNYFSVLSGWMIPISRALEAWNIDIQEVIEQCDLKPEEFKDPESRLAAEKMSQVIEYCDKVKGRKDFAIAVAEQFHPGMFHALGYAMMSSDTLKDAYIRIARYKRVVSNTCTLSVDTRGNHVHFIMDIAYYEDSQRPVLTQGCILCFLATMLQFTRETLKSDYSPLEIHLNWPEPSYDINALKEFFNCEFVFDCDEISLVFDDESLSKQLPGGNPLIMQTHEKILNDYLSRIDKNDVEQLVKNRIYEMLPLGTPSQTEIASQLAMSLRNLQRKLNEKNTSFRDILENTRKSLALEYIQQHHLTFSEIGYLVGFSNIGNFNRAFKRWTGCTPGAYRKENSGFVIPTSDHETNTLPS
- a CDS encoding ABC transporter permease translates to MNRSQSQISEFILVLKTCFAEYLAKPLLNLGFITSLALATSTLLCILVLNDTSKKQYQQAHTQLKPPIAFHIVAEQGSTIAMEDFVHLRQLGFPQLMPIHLFSQRMSDGHILRFRAIDTLALAITMPDKINSSMININHAYGASLKLNMETFISFEQQGSLPVHWFEHHNMDRVALIDLSMAWQWFPEIKGLSHIGVTSITPSEKKRLAQHLPSYLSIRNVWSVEENQGFANALHLNLSALAVLGFIVSLFIAYQAANQAWQTRAKLAVTLRLLGVSITTIRHVMYFEALLISLIACFLGSVIASALVSILLPVLGLTLEQLYQLKVTEQFQWHWYYTLWALALSVLATLLALTQQFRAVSSAHIALNSRMVSTSFSYKKSFLSGVALLILFALWPQHNWSHIMLKYGLLLLASVAMLPNFLALLLNGLSRMVRSFRVRFIFKDAKQQTGRRFLPLAAFYLALTSSISAALMVNSFETSFVAYLNQLLNSDFFVRYQIEQKSHVKTWLDDHANVKEVVSFKKTIAKYKNATLDVYAVNSIHQQQGLLLKSAKVEAESTSIPLCYINEQLALKYNIAPGKTINITQGVNSLSCQVIAIYYDYGNQRIAAKIIQQGQQQLSGWQDSGFGVVLIPEAHLDKATIISELSLSADQVYEPAQIKELALKVFEQTFVLTQAIAFVLLSIACFGLFLSAHSLELARKGELHLLSSLGLSSQSLFVHMLLQWGILALLTTLLSWPIAYLLAEALVTKVLPASFGWSMPLSLNIAPFIHSSALGLLILIPALALPLYKIKSRNNLS
- a CDS encoding lipocalin-like domain-containing protein; translated protein: MSRVVIVFLVLIGASLWYLSFSTTDQPLKDSPLKNLSDTHGDFKQPSPNHVIRFPAAHAPQKDYRQEWWYLTANLTTESGKSFASQWTLFRRAVQDKHWYFAHAALADNHQHMSSYRNGREDFGNVIISSSPFLTRIDDWQWSSSKELLPATLTYGSAGQIESLDPQVNEWKVALELSDAQPFYLQGQKGFSRKHQTLDTASHYYSQPFIKVTGNVYWQGKWQKVTGDAWFDREWGSQMLADDQQGWDWFSLRLDKHNALMVYRIRSTDKDYVYASIMTRSGEIKTLAPDEISVQANKGLFDKNGTYPQSFSLKIPQSNIDLQVDVVNDKQIMRFGIEYFEGKVTFSGSHQGQGFLEMTGYK
- a CDS encoding AMP-binding protein, whose translation is MTNTSAPSYLNIADFIEATLNKFGSNPAYSCLGQTLSFSEIEEKSRALACFLQQHPALSAGDRIAIQLPNVTQYPIATYAALRAGLVVVNTNPLYTPREMQHQFKDSGAKALMILQDLLPKFDEIKADTNIELVITTAATDLLTQDVSAAPQGCQSFNQILNDFDGQRLAARPAVLGSENCALQYTGGTTGVSKGACLSHHNIISNADQVFERLDQKCSEGQEIFVCPLPLYHIYAFTVNMIMFFSRGNLNVLIPNPRDLDAFVGAIKPFKFTGFAGINTLFVGLSHHEGFKALDFSALKLTISGGTALTSSAVNIWKAVTGCSITEGYGLSETSPVLCFNTPDKEVLGTVGTPLEGTEIELWDEQDNIAEEGQIVARGPQVMSGYWNMPDETSKVMKDGFFKTGDVGIRLETGEIKIVDRLKDMIIVSGFNVYPNEVEDVLTQHDNILEAAVIGESDDKTGEKVCAYITVESDVDAEQVIEHCRTSLTGYKVPKKVVILDELPKSTVGKILRRELRQ
- a CDS encoding coniferyl aldehyde dehydrogenase; the protein is MEHSKNVSDLEKLLQQQKLAFIEEPAQSYQSRIDDLNTLLRLVLDNQDRLVEAMNQDFGNRATDDSKIGDILTCVSGIHYTKRQLKKWMKPQKRHVGLLFQPAKARVQYQPVGVVGIVAPWNYPVYLAIGPLTAALAAGNRAMIKMSEFTPKTTQVLADLVSQYFDKSKVAIIGGDAQVAATFTSLPFDHLFFTGSTHVGKLVMKAAAENLVPVTLELGGKSPAIIAPDMDIKTAVERLMLGKTLNSGQTCVAPDYIFVPRGKSQALVMALQQLFQQMFPTVDGNRDYTSVVTDHQYQRLVGLLEDARMKGARITELSANPNCQKTRQLPLTVVEQVNDDMTLMQQEIFGPLLPIIEYDELDDAIGYIQKNERPLALYIFSFDKKTQRHILNQTHSGGVCVNEAAFHVAVEDLPFGGIGASGMGNYHGIEGFKTFSHAKAILSRGRISLTSLLFPPYGKSLHKLVYKLFIR
- a CDS encoding DUF1302 domain-containing protein, which encodes MTTKLNNKKLLSVAIGVALLSANSNAAEFYFGENDDISLTINSQLSVGASWRLDEQDPRYISTVNGGTGATSTTDDGTLNFEDGETFSKIIKGTHELQLSKDDFGAFVRFKYWYDKELKDESRPHGHSPNGYTPGAPLNDDDFSDFSKFSGLELLDAYVYGSFELGESVVDLRLGRQVISWGESTFIQGGMNATNPFDVNALRRPGAELKEGILPVGMLYMNAGVTENLSIEAFYQYEWEKTEIDGCGTIFQGADFAADGCFAITIAVPDQQALAGGFYAQRQKDIEPDDGGQYGLAMRYFAPELNDTEFGLYYMNIHSRVPMINAVRTSVPAATGDPSTVFVPRALDPTGGALADLNPAYLIEFPEDLKYYGASFATNVGGLALSGEISYKPDTPIQINGPEILNAVLSENPAFRFTERVKSVGFGEVARGWDEYDVTQIQVTALHFFERVMGASRLTLIGEAGVVLTDGIEDSDQRYGRNAVFGLGDFDAGFNHPEAGFPVNCDNLVAAGAIAGDCRDDGFTTDSAWGYRMRAVWDYSDLFAGISLKPTLAWSHDVSGYSPEPGQQFHEGKKGLGLSLEASYQQNYSATISYSQFTGGSHNVMTDKDFISFSMSVSY
- a CDS encoding PAS domain-containing protein, translated to MFKENAEHFIENSSIGIHAVSPEGIVVYANEWELEVLGYDKEEYVGHHVSEFQLDQDSLADMMRRLGRFETLNNYPARVKGKDGTKYIIYNSSVYVEHGEFRHTRCYGTEVTEVIYEVFLKHFQTLRI